The following are encoded together in the Serratia odorifera genome:
- a CDS encoding ParB/RepB/Spo0J family partition protein yields the protein MSMTESKAPAKGKTTRPAKSSKKNALAEKIEAALAKAVRKTATLGQLVLTDLNVRKKKSSQASIEGLAASIRSAGLLMNLVVFEMDDGRYGVAAGERRTLALRWLMGREDDADKTTPDGLVTDDYPVEVLIVSKVMARVVSMMENSQREQMHPSDQVVAFRDLSADGQTPAQIGDLLGFSARHVQRCLRLATMASVLLDALADDKITLDQLQALSATEDHQRQCDVWANAHGWAAAPQHLREAVLQGEVSAKDNSQLAFVGREVYEAAGGTFKFDLFTDEGFLTEPALLERLTREKLHALAQQVAGDEGWSWAEGRISAIKTWGEDAELYREMAEPVPEFSDDELAEITRLKARFAALEAAFEEADADTDTDVMIAESDAVQADIERITEQATIRSWPQAMRSTGGVMVSLRGGDVVYQRGIVLRASESTTVPAGDDNGDGTAASETPAPKTKEKGLSAALITCLSAERTLAVMGALVENPTVALALHTHTMTMKVFGSRYAGSLLKTDLTPKRAELLTKAPTAGGSRADRQLGELHAQWEAKLPPEWNTDFTWLLTWEPADVVALLAYCVGQSLDAVQLWPARDGKVGGELTPLEHALDFTLRDWWQPTKANYFGRISKELMSDALVDAGKVAQATSVLKMKKGDAAQLAEDELTASGWVPDCLLPMAFDDTTVDQGADNSAAA from the coding sequence ATGTCTATGACTGAGTCTAAAGCACCGGCCAAGGGCAAGACAACCCGTCCGGCCAAATCCAGCAAGAAAAATGCGCTTGCTGAAAAAATCGAAGCGGCACTGGCCAAAGCCGTGCGTAAAACTGCCACACTCGGCCAGCTGGTGCTGACCGATCTGAACGTGCGTAAGAAAAAATCCTCGCAGGCGTCGATCGAGGGGCTGGCCGCTTCCATCCGTTCGGCCGGGCTGCTGATGAATCTGGTCGTCTTCGAAATGGACGATGGTCGGTATGGCGTCGCCGCCGGTGAGCGGCGCACGCTGGCGTTGCGGTGGTTGATGGGGCGTGAAGACGACGCTGACAAGACTACCCCGGATGGCCTCGTGACCGACGATTACCCGGTCGAGGTGCTGATTGTCAGCAAGGTGATGGCGCGCGTGGTGTCGATGATGGAAAACAGCCAACGCGAGCAGATGCATCCGTCGGATCAGGTGGTTGCGTTCCGTGATTTGTCGGCGGACGGGCAGACACCGGCACAGATCGGCGATTTGCTGGGGTTCAGCGCGCGCCACGTTCAACGTTGTTTGCGTCTGGCGACAATGGCGTCGGTGCTGCTCGATGCGCTGGCCGACGACAAAATCACACTCGACCAGCTGCAAGCGCTGTCGGCAACCGAAGATCATCAACGTCAATGTGATGTGTGGGCCAACGCGCACGGCTGGGCGGCTGCACCGCAGCACCTGCGTGAGGCCGTGCTGCAAGGCGAAGTCTCGGCCAAGGACAACAGCCAACTGGCGTTCGTCGGGCGCGAAGTCTACGAGGCGGCTGGCGGTACCTTCAAATTCGATCTGTTTACCGACGAGGGTTTTTTGACCGAACCGGCGCTGCTGGAGCGTCTTACCCGCGAAAAACTGCACGCACTGGCGCAGCAGGTTGCCGGGGACGAGGGCTGGAGTTGGGCGGAAGGTCGCATTTCGGCCATTAAAACGTGGGGCGAAGATGCCGAGTTGTATCGCGAGATGGCTGAACCGGTGCCGGAATTCTCCGACGACGAGCTGGCCGAGATCACCCGGTTGAAAGCGCGGTTTGCTGCGCTGGAAGCGGCGTTCGAAGAAGCGGATGCCGATACCGATACTGACGTGATGATTGCCGAAAGCGACGCTGTACAGGCCGATATTGAGCGGATCACCGAACAGGCGACTATCCGGTCATGGCCGCAGGCGATGCGCAGTACTGGCGGGGTGATGGTGTCTCTGCGTGGCGGGGACGTGGTTTACCAGCGCGGTATCGTGTTGCGTGCGAGCGAGTCGACAACCGTGCCTGCCGGTGATGACAACGGTGACGGGACAGCGGCCAGCGAGACACCTGCACCGAAAACCAAGGAGAAAGGGCTGTCGGCGGCGTTGATCACCTGTTTGTCGGCGGAGCGCACGCTGGCGGTGATGGGGGCACTGGTCGAGAACCCGACCGTCGCGCTGGCACTGCACACTCACACCATGACCATGAAGGTGTTCGGCTCACGCTACGCCGGATCGCTGCTCAAAACCGATCTGACGCCCAAACGCGCGGAGCTGCTGACCAAAGCCCCGACGGCGGGAGGCAGCCGCGCCGATCGCCAGCTGGGCGAGCTGCATGCGCAGTGGGAAGCCAAATTGCCGCCGGAGTGGAATACCGATTTTACATGGTTGCTGACGTGGGAGCCGGCCGACGTCGTGGCGCTGCTGGCGTACTGCGTCGGCCAGTCACTCGATGCCGTTCAGCTGTGGCCTGCGAGGGATGGCAAGGTCGGCGGTGAACTGACGCCGCTCGAGCACGCGCTGGATTTCACTCTGCGCGACTGGTGGCAACCGACCAAGGCCAATTACTTCGGGCGTATCAGTAAAGAGCTCATGAGCGATGCGCTGGTTGATGCCGGAAAAGTGGCGCAGGCGACCTCGGTGCTCAAGATGAAGAAGGGCGACGCTGCGCAGCTGGCCGAAGACGAACTGACCGCCAGCGGATGGGTGCCTGATTGCCTGCTACCGATGGCTTTTGATGACACCACCGTTGATCAGGGCGCTGATAACAGCGCCGCCGCGTAA
- a CDS encoding Rpn family recombination-promoting nuclease/putative transposase translates to MKKNPTPHDATFRQFLTQPEIARDFMDIHLPAELRAICDLSTLKLESGSFVEDDLRQYFSDVLYSLKTTTGADGYVHVLIEHQSSPDKHMAFRLIRYAVAAMQRHLDAGHKKLPLVIPVLFYTGKRSPYPYPTNWLQEFDDPALAGKLYTGDFPLVDVTIIPDEEIMGHRSMAALTLLQKHIRQRDLAELTDRLSAILLAGYLSSPQVISLIHYIIQTGESADAQAFVRALALRVPQHEDELMTIAQQLEQKGIEKGIQKGIEQGIQLGEQRGIEKGRNEGKLEGKLEVARTMLANGLDRDSVMKMTGLTADDLAQIRH, encoded by the coding sequence ATGAAAAAAAATCCAACGCCCCATGATGCCACTTTCCGGCAATTTCTGACGCAACCCGAAATAGCCCGCGACTTCATGGATATCCATCTGCCGGCCGAACTGCGGGCCATCTGTGACCTCAGCACGCTGAAGCTGGAGTCCGGCTCCTTTGTCGAAGATGATCTGCGCCAGTATTTCAGCGACGTGCTCTACAGCCTGAAAACCACCACCGGCGCTGACGGTTACGTACACGTGCTTATCGAGCACCAGTCCAGCCCGGATAAGCATATGGCCTTTCGCCTCATCCGATATGCCGTTGCCGCTATGCAGCGTCATCTCGACGCCGGTCACAAGAAGTTGCCATTGGTCATTCCGGTGCTGTTCTATACAGGCAAACGCAGCCCGTATCCGTACCCGACCAACTGGCTGCAGGAATTTGATGATCCGGCGTTGGCGGGAAAATTGTACACCGGCGATTTTCCGCTGGTTGATGTGACGATCATCCCCGACGAAGAGATTATGGGTCACCGCAGCATGGCCGCGCTGACCCTGCTGCAGAAACATATTCGCCAGCGCGACCTGGCCGAATTGACCGACAGACTGTCCGCCATTCTGCTGGCCGGCTATCTCTCTTCGCCGCAGGTGATTTCGCTGATACACTATATTATCCAGACCGGTGAATCGGCGGATGCGCAGGCATTTGTTCGCGCACTGGCCCTGCGGGTACCGCAACATGAGGATGAACTGATGACCATCGCACAACAGCTTGAACAAAAAGGTATCGAGAAGGGTATCCAGAAAGGTATCGAGCAGGGTATCCAATTGGGTGAACAGCGCGGTATTGAAAAAGGGCGCAATGAAGGCAAACTCGAAGGCAAACTCGAAGTTGCCCGTACCATGCTGGCCAACGGCCTCGATCGCGACTCGGTCATGAAAATGACCGGGCTGACCGCTGACGACCTGGCGCAGATCCGCCACTAA
- a CDS encoding DUF2913 family protein, producing the protein MLDKTESVTTENTTSALSHLAFCALVALGLARQDGIASTPYAENLFLIRWLATAQKQKRFPRSVAIDIQWLLERGRKHGPAGKLRQHLDYLWSSCSGNLAAQSDLFRLTYASETLKDQGWDNYVLDAHEWKSGVTPVPSQHNGFYVEKAALNAAFAQDGSHLHPVPFRVVGDADRFMHVMAEYGLGTRRLGSTATCHTIALEPA; encoded by the coding sequence TTGTTAGATAAAACCGAATCCGTTACCACAGAGAACACTACCTCAGCGCTCAGCCATCTGGCGTTCTGCGCCCTGGTGGCGTTGGGGCTGGCGCGCCAAGACGGTATCGCCAGCACGCCCTATGCCGAAAACCTGTTTCTGATCCGCTGGCTGGCCACCGCCCAAAAGCAAAAACGCTTCCCCAGGAGCGTTGCGATTGACATCCAGTGGTTACTCGAACGTGGCCGCAAACACGGCCCGGCTGGCAAACTGCGTCAGCATCTTGACTACCTCTGGAGCTCCTGCAGCGGCAACCTGGCCGCACAATCCGATCTGTTCCGGCTCACCTACGCCTCTGAAACCCTGAAAGACCAGGGCTGGGACAATTATGTGCTGGACGCACATGAGTGGAAATCCGGCGTAACGCCGGTGCCGTCACAGCACAACGGATTCTACGTCGAAAAAGCGGCGCTGAATGCCGCCTTTGCCCAGGACGGTAGCCATCTGCATCCCGTCCCCTTTCGTGTCGTCGGTGACGCCGACCGGTTTATGCACGTCATGGCAGAGTACGGTCTGGGTACCCGACGGCTCGGCAGTACGGCGACCTGTCACACTATCGCACTGGAGCCTGCGTAA
- a CDS encoding recombinase family protein has translation MAFVGYARVSTTDQDLTNQIAVLTSAGCRKIFSEKMTGTRKEGRQALDDCLDYLREGDTLVITRIDRLSRSLRDLQNLVHELEGQNIKLRATEQAIDTSSASGKAFLDMLGVFAEFETRLRQERQREGIARAKAKGAYKGRKPTAQAKTQQVIELTLAGVTREAVADRLGIGRASVYRILKTWRQQHPDAILPGERVKPSLNHSEPATEHVTIAS, from the coding sequence ATGGCTTTCGTAGGTTACGCGCGTGTATCGACGACAGACCAGGATCTGACAAACCAGATTGCGGTGTTAACTTCAGCCGGCTGCCGTAAAATTTTCTCAGAGAAAATGACCGGAACCAGGAAAGAAGGGCGCCAGGCACTCGATGACTGCCTCGACTACCTGCGGGAAGGCGATACGTTGGTGATCACCCGTATCGACCGTCTGTCACGCAGCCTGCGCGACTTACAAAATCTGGTTCATGAGCTTGAAGGGCAAAACATCAAGCTCAGGGCGACAGAGCAGGCCATCGATACCTCTTCCGCTTCCGGTAAAGCTTTCCTGGATATGTTGGGCGTCTTTGCCGAGTTCGAGACACGCCTGCGCCAGGAACGCCAGCGGGAAGGCATTGCCCGGGCAAAAGCCAAAGGAGCATATAAAGGAAGAAAACCCACCGCTCAGGCAAAAACGCAGCAGGTCATTGAATTGACGCTGGCCGGTGTCACCCGCGAAGCGGTTGCCGACAGATTGGGTATTGGCAGGGCCAGCGTCTACCGAATATTAAAAACCTGGCGGCAGCAACATCCCGACGCTATCCTGCCCGGAGAACGGGTGAAGCCTTCTCTCAACCATAGTGAGCCGGCGACCGAACATGTTACGATAGCCTCATGA
- a CDS encoding AAA family ATPase: MITVVGGNKGGSSKTTTATNLAVALAMVHGKDVVLVDSDIQRSASRWHAEREANCLSPAITLIEKTGNISQTLRSLAEKYDHVIVDVAGRNSRELITACTVADMLIAPHQCSQLDLDTMFELQQQLISIRDLNPDLKAFAYQSIASTNPLLEGNERNEFLEYVAEFDQLTPLRAKSCYRKIYRDVMSEGKSVMETDNVKARDEVMSLINEVF; this comes from the coding sequence ATGATTACAGTTGTTGGAGGCAATAAAGGAGGCTCATCCAAAACCACAACGGCGACTAACCTCGCTGTCGCGCTGGCGATGGTTCATGGTAAAGATGTGGTTTTGGTAGACTCTGATATTCAGCGTTCCGCTTCCCGTTGGCATGCAGAGCGTGAAGCCAACTGTTTATCGCCAGCTATCACGCTGATTGAAAAAACGGGCAACATCTCCCAGACCTTGCGCAGCCTGGCCGAAAAGTATGATCATGTGATTGTCGATGTAGCCGGACGCAACAGCAGGGAGTTGATCACCGCCTGCACCGTCGCTGATATGCTCATAGCGCCCCATCAATGTTCTCAACTCGATTTGGACACCATGTTCGAACTGCAACAACAGCTGATCAGCATTCGCGACCTCAATCCCGATTTGAAAGCATTCGCCTACCAAAGCATTGCCAGCACAAACCCTTTGCTCGAAGGGAACGAACGCAACGAATTTCTAGAGTATGTCGCCGAGTTCGATCAACTCACTCCGCTGAGAGCGAAAAGCTGCTATCGCAAGATCTACCGAGATGTCATGTCAGAAGGGAAATCGGTCATGGAAACGGACAATGTCAAAGCCAGGGATGAAGTGATGTCACTCATTAACGAGGTGTTCTGA
- a CDS encoding DEAD/DEAH box helicase has product MTEHKSTPSRADNAETPEAGLAHLPVHLTAILCQLALHDDLAKSALLDNLHQLEISPVAHRRMNPADMADALKILLAQGWLQEMNNRYHLAGHDNVVYRYMVTHPAVWGACPQHPGHSRLLSGLRTRRARMWHALLAGDEVALPQHLDEWMTHPGYAPQTHPAFQLLADEAGRHTFALLNEAIQIALLASFLVDACYRLTECSAIYQYACTFSDARGTTPPALREPLALQALWRGDHNRLDQIRGEGELPPTVTGWIALSRGQKDAALEAYRLLVSQYRKATRKRKLHLPPLPSMMAALTLLANHEPAYTATLRELAHHAIEEGFGSGWVLLQGLLHECEGKPPQGTSPEQATTPLIGMAGVWLALLRHWRSDTEDSARGQQRLEIFREQLATRGYHRLEKDIADLLHQQYRQQAPQLPHPLSALYRRRASWEYALDALSQLTAAENANTSRMAWFLTLHRYELTLEPREQKYNRDGWTKGRPLSLKRLNDAADTLPWLLAQDRQALRHIHYTSAYSFYGHSGTYTLDAEAALPALVGHPAVFWQDAPDVRIDIEPGQVTLVITEAGESLALTLRPPGISDSLGLLWEKETPTRLVVYPVSDEHRKIAGILGRELRIPASARDRVLQSVSSIAPLLPVQANLPELTAHIPHVPPDEKLYAHLLPLGEGLRLQLRVHPLPNGTAFPPGRGGDIVNGEQDGQAIQTRRDLPAEQQRLQQVLAACPILEAAATDTTEWQLTETQDALEALTQLRAVDPARLECVWPEGERLRLGGRRDMQSLKLHVRRQGEWFSLSGELALDDGKVLQLRQVLTLLQESRGRFIRLSEQDWLVLDNQLRQRLQQIALLAGDGDPLTLNALTLPFLKTLANEAGHLDGDADWRRQLRGLEEREKHQPVVPSTLKAELRDYQQAGYCWLSRLAHWGVGACLADDMGLGKTLQALALLLERAPGGPQLVVVPTSIAGNWLSESERFAPHTPGAGLPAPARDNGRGCLRCGGGQLWPAAAGCADVCRPAVAQRGAG; this is encoded by the coding sequence ATGACCGAACACAAAAGCACACCTTCACGCGCTGACAACGCGGAAACCCCGGAGGCTGGGCTCGCGCATCTGCCCGTCCATCTCACCGCCATCCTCTGCCAGCTCGCCCTGCATGACGATTTGGCAAAATCCGCCCTGCTGGATAACCTGCATCAGCTGGAGATAAGCCCCGTAGCCCACCGCCGCATGAATCCCGCGGATATGGCTGACGCCCTGAAAATCCTGCTGGCGCAAGGATGGCTGCAGGAGATGAACAACCGCTACCACCTGGCCGGTCATGATAACGTGGTTTACCGCTACATGGTCACCCATCCCGCCGTCTGGGGGGCTTGCCCGCAGCACCCCGGCCATTCACGCCTGTTAAGCGGCCTGCGTACGCGCAGGGCCCGGATGTGGCACGCACTTCTCGCCGGGGACGAGGTGGCCCTGCCGCAACACCTGGACGAGTGGATGACCCATCCCGGCTACGCCCCACAGACGCATCCCGCTTTTCAGCTGTTGGCTGACGAGGCCGGTCGACACACCTTTGCGCTGTTAAACGAGGCTATTCAGATAGCGCTGCTGGCCAGCTTTCTCGTTGATGCCTGTTACCGCCTCACTGAGTGCTCCGCGATCTACCAGTATGCCTGCACCTTCAGCGACGCGCGGGGCACGACACCGCCCGCGTTACGGGAGCCCCTGGCGCTGCAGGCCCTGTGGCGAGGCGACCACAACCGCCTTGACCAAATCAGGGGGGAGGGTGAACTGCCTCCGACCGTCACAGGCTGGATTGCCCTGAGTCGCGGACAAAAAGACGCTGCGCTCGAGGCATACCGGCTGCTCGTCAGTCAGTACCGCAAGGCTACGCGCAAACGCAAGCTGCACCTGCCCCCCTTGCCGTCCATGATGGCCGCGTTAACGCTGCTGGCCAATCATGAGCCTGCGTATACCGCAACACTTCGGGAACTGGCCCACCATGCCATCGAGGAAGGTTTCGGCAGTGGCTGGGTTTTGCTGCAGGGCCTGCTGCATGAATGCGAAGGTAAGCCGCCGCAGGGCACCTCACCCGAACAAGCCACGACGCCACTCATCGGCATGGCCGGCGTCTGGCTGGCGCTGCTCAGGCACTGGCGAAGCGATACCGAAGACAGTGCACGCGGGCAGCAACGTCTCGAGATATTCAGAGAACAGTTGGCCACCCGCGGCTATCACCGGCTGGAGAAGGACATTGCCGACCTGCTCCATCAGCAATACCGTCAGCAGGCGCCCCAACTGCCTCATCCGCTGAGCGCCCTGTATCGGCGCAGGGCGTCATGGGAATACGCCCTGGACGCCCTGAGCCAGCTGACGGCGGCGGAAAACGCCAATACGTCCCGCATGGCTTGGTTTTTGACCCTGCATCGCTACGAGCTGACGCTGGAACCCCGGGAACAAAAATACAACCGGGACGGCTGGACCAAAGGGCGCCCGCTGTCCCTCAAACGCCTCAACGACGCGGCCGACACACTGCCCTGGCTGCTGGCGCAGGACCGGCAGGCGTTGCGACACATTCATTACACCTCGGCGTATTCCTTTTACGGGCACAGCGGCACCTACACGCTGGATGCTGAAGCCGCCTTGCCGGCGCTGGTTGGCCACCCGGCGGTGTTCTGGCAGGACGCCCCGGACGTACGCATCGACATTGAACCTGGGCAGGTGACGCTGGTGATAACGGAGGCGGGGGAGAGTCTCGCCCTCACGCTCCGCCCGCCGGGCATCAGCGACAGTCTCGGGCTGCTATGGGAAAAAGAAACGCCGACCCGCCTGGTGGTGTATCCGGTCAGTGACGAACATCGCAAGATTGCCGGCATTCTCGGCAGGGAGCTGCGCATTCCGGCCAGCGCCCGCGATCGGGTCCTGCAGTCGGTGTCGTCCATCGCGCCTCTGCTGCCGGTCCAGGCCAATCTGCCCGAGCTGACGGCGCACATTCCGCATGTTCCGCCGGATGAAAAACTGTATGCGCATCTGCTGCCGCTTGGCGAGGGGCTGCGTCTGCAACTGCGGGTTCACCCCTTGCCAAACGGCACCGCTTTCCCGCCTGGGCGGGGCGGCGACATCGTCAACGGTGAACAGGACGGGCAGGCGATACAAACCCGCCGCGACCTGCCGGCAGAACAACAGCGGCTACAGCAGGTGCTGGCGGCCTGCCCGATACTCGAGGCTGCGGCAACGGACACCACCGAATGGCAACTGACCGAGACCCAGGACGCCCTGGAGGCGCTGACGCAACTGCGCGCGGTTGATCCGGCACGACTTGAATGCGTCTGGCCGGAAGGTGAACGTCTGCGTCTGGGTGGCCGCCGCGATATGCAATCCCTGAAGCTGCATGTCCGCCGGCAGGGCGAGTGGTTTTCCCTGTCCGGTGAACTGGCGCTGGATGACGGCAAGGTATTGCAGTTGCGCCAGGTACTGACACTCCTGCAGGAAAGCCGCGGGCGGTTCATCCGCCTGAGCGAGCAGGATTGGCTGGTCCTGGATAATCAACTGCGTCAGCGCCTGCAGCAGATAGCCCTGCTGGCCGGCGACGGTGACCCTCTCACGCTGAATGCGCTGACCCTGCCGTTTTTGAAAACTCTCGCCAATGAAGCCGGGCATCTCGACGGTGACGCCGACTGGCGCCGGCAGCTGCGCGGGCTTGAGGAAAGAGAAAAGCACCAGCCCGTGGTGCCGTCCACGCTGAAAGCTGAGTTGCGCGACTACCAGCAGGCAGGCTACTGCTGGCTGTCGCGGCTGGCACACTGGGGTGTGGGCGCCTGCCTGGCCGATGACATGGGGCTGGGGAAAACCCTGCAGGCCCTGGCCCTACTGCTCGAACGCGCCCCGGGCGGACCGCAACTGGTGGTGGTCCCCACGTCCATCGCCGGCAACTGGCTGAGCGAAAGCGAACGGTTCGCCCCCCACACTCCGGGTGCGGGACTACCGGCGCCGGCGCGAGATAACGGACGTGGGTGCCTTCGATGTGGTGGTGGTCAGTTATGGCCTGCTGCTGCAGGATGCGCAGACGTTTGCCGACCGGCAGTGGCACAGCGTGGTGCTGGATGA